In Candidatus Poribacteria bacterium, the genomic stretch GAAGTCTTTAGTACTCGCCTTGCGTATGCGAAAGCACACGGAGAGGCACTTTCAGAAGAAATCCAACGGATGCTGAAAAGGGATGCCAATCCGCTTTCTGAAGCCCCGACAGGTGCGTTTGAACGGGTTAATCTACCGTTTGACACACTGCCGACACATGAAGAATGGGAGGCACGTGTAGCAGCAGGCGGTCACGATGCCTATCATGCCCAAAAGCACCTCGAACGCTTACAGAAAGGACAGTCGATACAAACGGAACTCTCCTATCCGGTACAAGCGTGGAGGTTCGGTGATGAGCTCGGTGTTGTTTTCCTTGCAAGCGAGGTCGTCGTGGATTATTCACTGCGTCTCAAGAGCGAGTTAGATGCCGAAAGACTGTGGGTAGGGGCATACGCAAACGCTTTTCCGTGCTATATCCCATCGGAACGCGTGTTAGCCGAAGGTGGCTATGAGGGTGGTGGTGCGATGCTCTATTTCGGTCCACCAACTCGATTCGCCACCGGTGTTGAGCAGTTGGTGATTGACACAGTCCATCGACTGTTGCCGGAGGATTTCTCAAGGGGATGATCTTATGAAAACAGTATTTACGGTACTTGTGATGCTCCTGATGGTGTTGATGCCCGAAGGAGATCATCTCATGAGAACGACAGTCGCCCAATCACCAAGTGTTCCAGAAGGGATGGTACTTATTCCTGCAGGCGAATTTCAGATGGGCAGCACCGACTCTGAGGGAGATAGCGACGAGCTGCCCGTACATACCGTCTACTTGGATGCGTTCTATATGGACATATTCGAGGTGACTGTCGGTCAGTATAACGAATTTGTCCGAGCCACCGGGTATACACCTTTAGGGAATCAGGTTTTGAATCTTTCACCAACGGATTGGCATCCTGTTGTTGGTGTGAATTGGTATGATGCCATGGCTTACGCGACATGGGCGGGTAAACGGTTACCGACTGAGGCAGAATGGGAAAAAGCTGCCCGCGGCGGTTTAGCAGGTAAGAAGTATCCGTGGGGCGACACGCCGCCGGACGGAACACAGTGTAACTTCGCCGATATGCTCGCAGGGCATCTTGAATGGGCAAATCTGGACGTTGATGATGGTTATGCACATTCCGCACCAGTTGGAAACTTCCCACCAAATGGATATGGATTGTATGATATGGGTGGCAATGTGCGTGAGTGGTGTCTTGACGCGTGGG encodes the following:
- a CDS encoding formylglycine-generating enzyme family protein; this translates as MKTVFTVLVMLLMVLMPEGDHLMRTTVAQSPSVPEGMVLIPAGEFQMGSTDSEGDSDELPVHTVYLDAFYMDIFEVTVGQYNEFVRATGYTPLGNQVLNLSPTDWHPVVGVNWYDAMAYATWAGKRLPTEAEWEKAARGGLAGKKYPWGDTPPDGTQCNFADMLAGHLEWANLDVDDGYAHSAPVGNFPPNGYGLYDMGGNVREWCLDAWDADFYANSPRQNPFADGSLEDVLSNFKTITSARVTRGGSWWTPPDFLRVAFRNESSPSAAYINNGFRCVKDIAP